A part of uncultured Umboniibacter sp. genomic DNA contains:
- a CDS encoding response regulator — MTEENAMVFIVEDDEAVRDSIELMMESVDQPAKTYVDAQAFLDDYNSSMSGCIVMDVRMPGMNGMELHRRLNELGCNLPIIFVTGHGDIQMAVEAMQNGALDFVTKPYREQELLDTISRALDKDAAKRQFLIEKRVVQERLATLTARETEVMEMMVDGNANKVIGIDLGISERTVEIHRGRVMKKMKTHSLAELVKMVLVAKGRLMPKAV; from the coding sequence ATGACAGAAGAAAATGCAATGGTATTCATCGTTGAAGACGATGAGGCAGTTAGGGATTCTATTGAACTAATGATGGAATCAGTGGATCAACCAGCGAAGACTTATGTGGATGCTCAAGCATTTCTTGATGACTACAACTCATCAATGTCTGGCTGTATTGTCATGGATGTGCGAATGCCAGGAATGAATGGCATGGAGCTCCATCGCCGACTGAATGAACTGGGGTGTAATCTCCCAATCATTTTTGTGACGGGGCATGGTGACATTCAGATGGCGGTCGAAGCCATGCAAAATGGTGCGCTGGACTTTGTGACTAAACCCTATCGTGAACAGGAGCTTCTGGACACAATTAGTCGTGCTCTCGATAAGGATGCGGCAAAGCGCCAATTCTTGATTGAGAAGCGTGTGGTGCAAGAGCGCCTCGCGACGCTCACGGCACGTGAGACCGAAGTCATGGAGATGATGGTTGACGGTAATGCCAACAAGGTGATTGGTATCGACCTTGGTATCTCTGAGCGTACGGTAGAAATTCACCGCGGGCGCGTGATGAAAAAGATGAAGACGCATTCGCTGGCGGAATTAGTGAAGATGGTGCTGGTGGCCAAGGGCCGTTTAATGCCAAAGGCCGTTTAA
- a CDS encoding FAD-binding oxidoreductase → MNEHIQSYYAATANELITRPALKGEQRADVCVVGGGFTGVSAALNLAERGYKVILLEANRIGWGASGRNGGQASGEPRHDQEDLEKKIGKEDAKAQWDLNWAAMDEMKRRIKQHKIECDWTPGIIHACYKKADEEWYKGYIEKLNNDYNCDWINFVSADEMSEKLGAKVFNGGQLDSRSGHVHPLNYVCGLAKAAEEAGATIYEASRVISYDQGEPTRIETADGVVIADYVVLGCNGYLEKLEKRVAGKILPINNFVVATEPLGYDRARSLIRDNEAVVDSKFVVNYWRLTPDNRLCFGGGENYGKKFPKDIASFVRKPMLSIYPQLDDVKIDYAWGGTLAITMNRMPHFGRLGKNIFYAQGYSGHGVVLASFAGKLIADALAGTAEQFDVLCRAPTYTFPGGTLLRYPGMVAGMLWYAMLDRL, encoded by the coding sequence ATGAACGAACACATTCAGTCCTATTATGCCGCTACGGCGAATGAACTCATCACTCGGCCTGCACTTAAGGGTGAACAGCGTGCCGACGTATGCGTTGTCGGCGGCGGGTTTACCGGCGTTAGCGCGGCGCTAAACTTAGCTGAGCGTGGCTACAAGGTCATTCTTCTAGAGGCGAATCGAATAGGCTGGGGCGCCTCAGGACGAAATGGTGGTCAAGCTAGTGGTGAGCCTCGCCATGACCAGGAGGATCTTGAGAAAAAAATTGGTAAGGAAGATGCTAAAGCTCAGTGGGACCTTAATTGGGCCGCGATGGATGAGATGAAGCGTCGGATTAAGCAACACAAGATTGAGTGTGATTGGACGCCAGGTATCATTCATGCCTGTTACAAGAAAGCAGACGAGGAATGGTACAAGGGCTACATTGAAAAGCTGAATAATGATTACAACTGTGATTGGATCAACTTTGTCTCAGCCGATGAAATGTCTGAAAAGCTAGGCGCCAAAGTCTTTAATGGTGGTCAGCTTGATAGTCGCTCCGGCCATGTTCACCCGCTTAACTATGTCTGTGGTTTGGCTAAGGCTGCCGAAGAAGCGGGGGCGACTATCTACGAAGCTTCCCGCGTTATTAGTTATGATCAAGGTGAGCCAACGCGAATTGAGACTGCTGACGGCGTTGTCATCGCCGACTATGTCGTCCTTGGCTGCAACGGCTACCTCGAAAAATTAGAAAAGCGTGTAGCGGGTAAGATTCTCCCTATCAACAATTTTGTGGTGGCCACTGAGCCGCTGGGCTATGACCGTGCTCGTTCACTTATCCGTGATAATGAGGCGGTTGTGGACTCTAAGTTTGTCGTCAATTACTGGCGCCTCACGCCGGATAATCGCCTCTGCTTCGGTGGTGGTGAAAACTACGGCAAGAAATTCCCCAAGGATATTGCTAGTTTTGTTCGCAAGCCGATGCTCTCCATTTATCCCCAGTTAGATGATGTAAAGATTGACTATGCATGGGGCGGAACTTTAGCGATCACCATGAACCGAATGCCACACTTTGGGCGTTTAGGTAAAAATATTTTCTACGCTCAGGGCTATTCTGGTCATGGTGTCGTTTTGGCTTCCTTTGCTGGAAAGTTAATTGCCGATGCTTTGGCAGGCACCGCTGAGCAGTTCGATGTTCTGTGTCGTGCACCTACCTATACTTTCCCTGGCGGCACATTACTGCGCTATCCAGGTATGGTTGCAGGGATGCTCTGGTATGCAATGTTGGATCGTTTGTAA
- the rlmN gene encoding 23S rRNA (adenine(2503)-C(2))-methyltransferase RlmN, whose amino-acid sequence MTVEQVTPKVNLLGMSEQKMTEFFASIGEKSFRAQQIMKWIHHLGAEDFDQMTNISKSLREKLKEIAEITPPEVVQRWDSKDGTRKWLIRVGEGQNVEAVYIPEAGRGTLCVSSQVGCALDCSFCSTGKQGFNRDLTAAEIIGQVFIAAKSFGQLEPKGDRKVTNVVMMGMGEPLMNFHNVMDSMNIMMSDFGYGISKRRVTLSTSGVVPMLDKMGDYTDACLAISLHAPNDELRNQLVPINKKYPIKQLLDSAKRYITGLSDKRDITIEYTLIKEVNDRQHHAEELAELLRDIPCKVNLIPFNPFPLSDLERVSNNALYRFRDILHNAGYVVTIRTTRGDDIDAACGQLAGQFYDRTRRRERYEARAQDQETIIPVKQVP is encoded by the coding sequence ATGACTGTTGAACAGGTAACGCCAAAGGTCAATCTGCTGGGTATGTCCGAGCAGAAGATGACTGAATTTTTCGCCAGTATTGGTGAAAAGTCGTTCCGTGCCCAACAGATCATGAAGTGGATTCACCACCTAGGGGCGGAGGATTTCGACCAGATGACCAATATCAGCAAATCGCTCCGCGAAAAGCTGAAGGAAATCGCCGAAATCACGCCCCCTGAAGTTGTCCAGCGCTGGGATTCGAAAGACGGTACTCGTAAATGGCTTATTCGCGTCGGCGAAGGTCAAAATGTCGAGGCAGTTTATATCCCCGAAGCTGGGCGAGGGACACTCTGTGTTTCTTCGCAGGTGGGTTGTGCACTGGACTGCTCTTTCTGTTCTACCGGAAAGCAGGGGTTTAATCGCGATTTAACGGCTGCCGAGATTATCGGTCAGGTGTTTATTGCCGCCAAATCATTTGGCCAACTTGAGCCAAAAGGCGACCGTAAGGTCACCAATGTTGTGATGATGGGTATGGGCGAACCGCTGATGAACTTCCACAATGTGATGGACTCGATGAATATTATGATGAGCGACTTCGGCTATGGAATTTCCAAACGCCGTGTGACGTTATCAACTTCGGGCGTTGTGCCGATGCTCGATAAAATGGGTGACTATACCGATGCATGCCTGGCAATCTCTTTGCATGCGCCGAATGATGAGCTGCGTAATCAGCTAGTACCCATCAATAAGAAATACCCTATTAAGCAATTACTGGATTCGGCTAAGCGCTACATTACGGGCCTTTCCGATAAGCGCGATATCACCATTGAGTATACGCTTATCAAAGAGGTGAATGATCGCCAGCACCACGCCGAAGAATTGGCTGAGCTATTGCGTGATATTCCCTGTAAGGTAAACTTAATACCTTTCAACCCGTTTCCGTTGTCAGATCTAGAACGGGTTAGCAATAATGCGCTGTATCGTTTTCGCGATATCCTGCACAATGCTGGCTATGTTGTGACAATTCGTACTACCCGAGGTGATGACATCGATGCCGCCTGTGGGCAGCTAGCGGGTCAATTCTATGACCGAACGCGCCGCCGCGAACGCTATGAAGCACGCGCGCAGGATCAAGAAACAATTATTCCAGTCAAGCAGGTTCCTTAA
- the cmoB gene encoding tRNA 5-methoxyuridine(34)/uridine 5-oxyacetic acid(34) synthase CmoB codes for MIDFNNALKAMSDAGIPPWNGLAEQLSARFNQQRYGDLPRWLDALDQLPDLPVDTRRTDLDTVTINGSEQIDLREQLMQFHPWRKGPFSLFGTHIDTEWRSDWKWQRLISYLSPLSGRKVLDIGCGSGYHCWRSHGAGAAFTLGIDPTPLFNVQFRVLQKYLEYQNVQVLPLGIEDLPAKLHCFDTTFSMGVLYHRKSPIDHLIELRDTLRPGGELVLETLVVDGPEGYSLVPSGRYARMGNVWFLPSVATLTNWLEKVRFKNVKVVDLSVTSTEEQRTTEWMTYHSLANFLDPEDSTKTLEGYPAPKRAVIIAEAPTN; via the coding sequence ATGATTGATTTCAATAATGCTTTAAAGGCGATGTCCGACGCTGGCATCCCGCCCTGGAACGGCTTAGCCGAGCAACTTAGCGCTCGTTTTAATCAACAACGCTACGGCGATTTGCCACGCTGGCTTGATGCACTAGATCAACTGCCAGACTTACCCGTAGATACCCGTCGTACCGACCTGGATACGGTCACCATAAACGGCAGCGAGCAGATAGACCTGCGTGAACAGCTCATGCAGTTTCACCCGTGGCGCAAAGGCCCGTTCTCACTATTTGGCACCCATATTGATACTGAGTGGCGCAGTGATTGGAAGTGGCAACGACTTATTTCCTATCTCAGCCCATTAAGCGGACGAAAAGTATTGGATATAGGCTGTGGCAGCGGCTATCACTGTTGGCGAAGTCACGGCGCTGGCGCCGCCTTCACACTAGGCATTGACCCAACACCACTCTTTAACGTGCAATTTCGAGTACTACAGAAGTATTTGGAATATCAGAATGTTCAAGTGTTACCACTAGGTATCGAGGACTTGCCTGCAAAACTTCACTGCTTCGACACCACATTTTCCATGGGGGTCCTCTATCATCGCAAGTCCCCCATTGATCATTTGATCGAACTCCGAGACACCCTCCGCCCCGGCGGTGAGCTGGTACTTGAAACGCTGGTCGTCGATGGCCCTGAAGGCTATAGTCTCGTTCCGTCTGGACGCTATGCTCGAATGGGTAATGTCTGGTTTTTACCGTCGGTAGCAACGTTGACAAACTGGCTTGAAAAAGTACGTTTTAAAAACGTAAAGGTGGTGGATTTGAGCGTGACCTCAACCGAGGAACAGCGTACTACAGAATGGATGACCTATCATAGCTTAGCGAACTTCTTGGACCCTGAAGACAGTACTAAGACATTAGAGGGATACCCAGCCCCGAAAAGAGCTGTGATTATTGCCGAGGCGCCAACTAATTAA
- the cmoA gene encoding carboxy-S-adenosyl-L-methionine synthase CmoA, whose translation MGSNKDSVYSNPLTEVHQFKFDDRVAQCFPDMITRSVPGYETIIAMTGVMAQRFAQANSRIYDLGCSLGASLLSMRQHVDDASIRIIGVDNSPAMIERCSHIVALNDSPIGTELRLEDMQATELSDASVVVLNFTLQFIPIEERGPLIKRIFAAMKPGGILILSEKIRFEDEHLQQLNTELHHEFKRGNGYSDLEIAQKRSSLENYLRAETIKNHESRLANAGFSSIDVWFQCFNFASVVAIK comes from the coding sequence ATGGGCAGTAATAAGGACAGTGTCTACTCTAATCCGCTCACCGAGGTTCATCAGTTCAAATTTGATGATCGAGTAGCACAATGTTTCCCAGATATGATTACTCGTTCAGTGCCTGGGTACGAAACTATTATTGCCATGACCGGAGTGATGGCACAGCGCTTTGCTCAAGCCAACAGTCGCATCTATGACCTCGGTTGCTCCCTAGGCGCATCGCTGCTATCGATGCGACAGCATGTGGATGATGCTTCGATCCGAATTATTGGTGTGGATAACTCACCCGCTATGATTGAGCGCTGCAGCCATATCGTGGCGCTTAACGATTCACCTATCGGCACCGAGTTACGCCTAGAGGATATGCAAGCAACCGAGCTGAGCGATGCATCGGTGGTGGTGCTCAACTTTACGCTGCAATTTATCCCTATTGAAGAGCGCGGCCCGCTTATTAAGCGTATTTTTGCCGCCATGAAACCCGGTGGAATTCTTATTCTCAGCGAAAAGATTCGCTTTGAAGATGAACATCTTCAGCAGCTCAATACCGAACTTCATCACGAGTTTAAGCGCGGTAATGGCTATAGCGATTTAGAAATTGCGCAAAAGCGAAGCTCTCTAGAGAACTATCTTCGTGCCGAAACCATCAAGAATCATGAGTCCCGACTTGCTAACGCAGGCTTCAGCAGTATCGATGTGTGGTTTCAGTGCTTCAATTTCGCCTCGGTAGTGGCCATCAAATGA
- the ndk gene encoding nucleoside-diphosphate kinase has translation MAIERTLSIIKPDAVAKNVIGEIYTRFEKAGLKVVASKMKHLSQKEAEGFYAEHAERPFFGALVEFMTSGPVMVQVLEGENAVLTNRDLMGATNPKEADAGTIRADFAESIDANAVHGSDSTTSAAREVAYFFAATELCPR, from the coding sequence ATGGCGATCGAACGCACTCTTTCTATCATCAAGCCTGATGCGGTTGCAAAGAACGTAATTGGCGAAATCTACACTCGTTTTGAGAAGGCTGGCCTAAAGGTTGTTGCTTCTAAGATGAAGCACCTTTCTCAGAAAGAAGCTGAAGGCTTTTACGCTGAGCACGCTGAGCGTCCTTTCTTTGGTGCATTAGTTGAATTCATGACATCTGGCCCAGTAATGGTTCAGGTTCTTGAAGGCGAGAACGCGGTACTAACTAACCGTGACCTTATGGGTGCAACGAACCCTAAAGAAGCTGATGCTGGCACTATCCGTGCTGATTTCGCTGAATCAATTGATGCGAACGCTGTACACGGTTCTGACTCTACTACCTCTGCAGCACGTGAAGTCGCTTACTTCTTCGCCGCTACAGAGCTTTGCCCACGCTAA